The following proteins are encoded in a genomic region of Magallana gigas chromosome 1, xbMagGiga1.1, whole genome shotgun sequence:
- the LOC105327214 gene encoding uncharacterized protein — protein sequence MVSRAVHVELIVELSSPSFINALRRFMAIRGPVKQFRSDRGTNFVGGVKELELDAHFIEKGPVTNYLKNNRISWIFNPPHASHFREVWERMIGCCRRILDALLLQNKHDLTHEVLSTFMLEVCAILNARPLVPVSTDPDKPEVLSPCQLLTQKNPLDDLDLPSCDQKDAIKNQWKRVQYLADNFWTRWRSEYLHLLQTRPKWESPGIHFNKGDIELLKDSESPRNHWPMGVSEEVFKSEDELVRKVKVRGYVHFLCSSDHPTCEAP from the coding sequence ATGGTGTCCAGAGCTGTCCACGTCGAACTCATTGTGGAGTTAAGCAGTCCTTCCTTCATCAATGCTCTTCGTAGATTTATGGCCATTCGTGGACCTGTTAAACAATTCAGGTCGGACAGAGGCACCAATTTTGTTGGTGGTGTGAAAGAGCTAGAGTTGGATGCCCATTTTATTGAGAAGGGCCCTGTAACCAACTACTTGAAGAATAACAGAATTTCTTGGATCTTCAACCCACCCCATGCCTCGCACTTCCGAGAAGTTTGGGAACGTATGATTGGTTGTTGTAGACGGATCCTAGATGCCTTGTTACTACAAAACAAACATGATCTAACACACGAAGTCCTATCAACGTTTATGCTTGAAGTTTGTGCCATTCTAAATGCACGACCTTTAGTGCCAGTATCAACGGACCCAGATAAACCAGAGGTATTATCACCTTGTCAGCTGCTTACTCAAAAGAATCCTTTGGATGATCTTGACCTACCGAGCTGCGACCAGAAAGATGCTATCAAAAACCAGTGGAAGAGAGTACAGTATCTTGCCGACAACTTTTGGACCCGCTGGCGCTCGGAGTACCTTCACCTTCTTCAGACCCGACCAAAATGGGAATCGCCAGGAATCCACTTCAATAAAGGTGACATTGAGCTTCTGAAAGACAGTGAATCCCCCAGAAACCATTGGCCGATGGGAGTAAGCGAAGAGGTCTTCAAAAGCGAAGATGAACTCGTTCGCAAGGTCAAAGTGAGGGGATACGTCCACTTCCTATGTTCGTCCGATCACCCAACTTGTGAAGCTCCTTGA
- the LOC105324035 gene encoding leucine-rich repeat and coiled-coil domain-containing protein PF3D7_0703800-like has product MQERRHQAKESVNSIKGPKDMSVNSIKGVEESVTSIKGPEESVTSIKGPEESVNSLKGPEEIVTSIKRPEESVNSIKGPEESLNSIKGPEESLNFIKGPEESVNYIKGPRNKSINSIKGPEESVNSIKGPRNKSVNSIKGPEESVNSIKGPEGSVNFIKGPEESVNSIKGPEESVNFIKGPEESLNSI; this is encoded by the coding sequence ATGCAAGAGAGGAGGCATCAGGCAAAGGAGAGCGTCAACTCAATAAAAGGTCCCAAAGATATGAGCGTCAACTCTATAAAAGGTGTAGAAGAGAGTGTCACCTCTATAAAAGGTCCAGAAGAGAGCGTCACCTCTATAAAAGGTCCAGAAGAGAGCGTCAACTCTTTAAAAGGTCCAGAAGAGATCGTAACCTCTATAAAAAGACCAGAAGAGAGCGTCAACTCTATTAAAGGTCCAGAAGAGAGCCTCAACTCTATAAAAGGTCCAGAAGAGAGCCTCAACTTTATAAAAGGTCCTGAAGAGAGCGTCAACTATATAAAAGGTCCTAGAAATAAGAGCATCAACTCAATAAAAGGTCCTGAAGAGAGCGTCAACTCTATAAAAGGTCCTAGAAATAAGAGCGTCAACTCTATAAAAGGTCCAGAAGAGAGCGTCAACTCTATAAAAGGTCCAGAAGGGAGCGTCAACTTTATAAAAGGTCCAGAAGAGAGCGTCAACTCTATAAAAGGTCCAGAAGAGAGCGTCAACTTTATAAAAGGTCCAGAAGAGAGCCTCAACTCTATATAA